CTCTTGTGCCAGGCAGCCCCTTTCAGtcaacagcactgaaaacatgAGGCATCAGTGACCTTCTCTGCTGGGTGCCCCATATAATCCTTAGGCAGCTGCCATAGCCTCTTCATGGTGGTTCTTCTTCACGGCTTCATCCTGCCATCAGTGCTAGAGCACGCTGGCATCACGTGAGGTCAGATGAGCTCCATCTTGAACTGGCTGAAGTTCGGCACGGTGGGTGAGGGCTCGGCCATACTGGTGAAGGGGACGCAGGGCTGGTTCGCTGGCACGGTGCTGTGGCTCACAgtggagctgagctgctgcagcgtCATCAgcacctcctgctgcagccgcTGCTGGTGCTCCTGCTGGCGCTCCAGGCGGCATTGCCTCTCCAGCACCGCGTGCAGGGCCTGGCTCAGCTTCTGGATCTCCGTCTGTACAGCATCCAGCTTTTCAGCAATGGCAtaagagctgggagcagggggaagcaCTGGTCCACCCCAAGCAAGGTTTTGATTTCCAGGACTTGCAGGGTTCAGCAGGGCAGTCTGAGTGCTGGCATCTTTGACCTGGAGTagtgggaggcaggagagaaggggaggtgAAACATGATCAGCTGCTCCTTCAATGGTCATTAGCAAGAGAGGGATTTATTCTGCACTTAGCTACAAGGCATGAGAGAAAGCCATCACCTTGTTGCAGACCTCTAGACCTCACCATGCTCTGAGCTGCACTTCATCCCCACCCAGCCCCTATGCTGCTGCTCCACAGGAACACCATGTTGCCCTGCATGCTGTCAGTACGTGCTTAGCCATCTGGTGGTGGACGCTGCTGCCCATGCTGATGCCAGGCCTGTGTTTGCTCCCTGCAGGGACAGGAATAGCATACCctgggtttttctttccagtaccCCCCATTTCTTGTATTGCACCCTGAAGCAAAGGGCTGTTCCGCTTCCCAAGAGGGATCACGTGCTGGTTTTGAACCCGAGGGGAGCCTTTCTCCTGGAAAGGGTGTTGAACAACCTGTGTCCTCTCAAGCAGCTGGCAAGGGCTCTTGACAAACACTTTAGTGGGCTGGAGAAGGCATTTGCTGTGTCTGAGCAGAGACAGGGCCGTGGATGAATGCTCAGCCTGACTCACGGCTGTGTTTTGTACCCAGGATGCCATAGCAAGGAAGACCAGCATCCTACCATCCTCTGTGGGGGCAACAACATTGCCTGTCAGTGAAGTCTCCAAAAGTTGGAGGCTGCTCTGAAGGGGTAAACCTCGGAGCCTGCTGGCAGCCTACCCAGGGCTGATCCTGGGACTGCTGGGTCACTTACATTTGGCCTGTGGTTTGCCACggctgccagcagagctgggcttggCCGTGGGGCTGGCCAGCCAGCTGCATGCTCACCATGGTGGGCAGGACGGCTGCAGGGATGTGGACCTCCTGGGACAAAGCACGCACGGCCATGGCCTGGGGGTCTTGTGGCATGGTGAGGTGGGGGGTGTACGTTAGGGATTGCGATGGCTGGACATGTCCCACAGGGAGGCGGTCCTGGCTGTGTCACCCCGTTCTGGCCTGCTGCAGCCCTTCATCTCCTGGTACGGCACCAAGCCACTCAACAGCTGGTGTCCTCATGGTGGCTTGGGGGACCTCCTGAGCTGGTACTGAAACCAAGCCTTAAAGAGGGGGTCTGTGAGCTGCAGGTTGGAGGCCAACGCTGGCAGAAGCTGGCGTCACCGCAGCCAGCATCAGCAAGGCCAGCAGTGAGTGCTGGTTGCAGGCGGGTGAGCAGCACACGCCATGGCCCCAGCAGACAGGGGGGCTTCCCAGACGAGCTCGCCAAGTGCCAGGGCCAAGCGTCACTTGAGAGTGCAGCTAGCAGAGGTTGGGGGGGGCATTTCAGGAGCCCTCCATCCCCAGTGGCCTGCCCCATCTGCATGGGTTAGATGCAGCAGGATGCTGTGTGGGGCCATCCCGGCGGGCAGCACCGCACCGGCTCCCAGCCAGAGCAGACGGGCTCTCCTGTCCTGCCATGACACCTGGCATCCTACCTTTTTTTGCGGGAGGACAGCCCTGTCCACGATCTTCTTCTTCACCATCAGGGCTGCGTTCCTGGCAGGGGGTGCGACCAGCCGCCCTCGGCTGGGCAGGGTCTGCGGGGGGGTGGCTGGGCCCCCCGGCGGGGCGCAGCTCCCCGGAGTCGAGGGGGCACCTGTGGAGCCATCATCGCCTGCAAGGGACAGCAAGAGAAATGCCTCGAAAGCAGGCCCTTGGGGGCTCCccagcaggggacagggagccCCTTCCCCGGCCCAGCGCTGCCAGGGCGCGGCCATGGTGGCAACCCCCCGTGGGGAGCCAGGCCTTACCATTCCCAGGGAGCAGTCCCACGGGCAGAGCCTCCCCGAGCTGCCCACTGTCCTTGCAGAGCGAGGCCACGCTAACGATCTGGATGCCTTCCTTGGTGTCGTGGCTGCTAGCAGGGCCCCCGCTGGGCATTGTGGGGGTCCGGGCACCCATCGGCTCGGGTGGCTCAGCCTCGCGCCCCTGCAGCGGGGGCCAGGGCTGGTCGCCatcccagccagctgctgccgACCCCGGCTCCACGCTCTTCCGCTTGAGGAATAGGTACACAGCCTGTGGCGTCACTCTGATGTCGTCCAGCTCCAGCACCTTCTTGATCTTGCGGAAGCTCAGCCCGGCCCTGCGCAGCTCCACGATCCTCCTCTTGGCATGGTCATCCAGCCGGCCCATCGCTCCCGGCACCCCTCCTCCTGGCACCTACATCCCCAGAGCGCAGCCGCTGCGGGGacaccagcagccccccagggaGCACTAAGCCCCGCGACGGTGCTCCGGCTCTGCTAGTGCTCTGGCACcaggctgccagccccggccgcGGGTCCACGCAGCGCCATGCCCAGCTTCCAGCAGTGATCCAGTTCCCCGCcggagaggaggaaggtggcaGGTCTTCCCACCAGAGCGACTAGGGACAGCCCAAAACCTGTCCCTCGCTCATGCAGAGCCCCCTCAGAACAGGGGGGTCCAGCCCAGTCCCCTGGTCTGCCAAGGACACAGAGGATGGTAatgggctcagctctgcccaATGTCCCAAACCGGACATCGATTCCtcactgccagcagcacagtGAGGAACCAGGAACGGTCAGGATCCCGAGCAGCAGCTCAGTATCCGGGGGAGCAGGGCGCGAGTCCTGGCAAGCAGCAGTTCATCACACGAGGCTGGCAGGTCTCCACCGGAGCCTTGCGTCTCCTTGGTGGCCTGGAAGGTTACGGCGAGCACAACCGGGGATGCCCACGTTGACAACTACTGCGTGGAAACCGTTGGTGGCAGAGAGCCTGCCCTTTGGGTCTGGAGACACCACCGTCCCGTACCTTTGGGAGAATCAAAAGCAACCGTTTATATACCAGTTGTAAAGAATGCACACTACAAATGCAATGACTGTATCTCCCGtgcttcctttctccccatGCACACAGCCTTGGCTGGGGGTATCAGTCAGGGGACAGTGGCTCAGGATGTGGTCACACTTGCTGTGCATGCGTGGGTGGGTGTAGCGGTGACTGTGCTGCTGGTACAGCCCCTGCACGTGCATCTCCTCTGGGTTGCACCCCAGAGCAAAGCAACATGGCAGGACCAGCCCCTTCCCTCACTGCAGGCATCACAGGGGGGCGAGGTCAGGATGGACAGTGCTTGGagttgtgtgtatgtgtgtatatacacttATACCTACATGGGGATATAcctatatatgtgtatacatacacCTGTGTGCGTGTACACAGCTATCGTGGAGGGTTTTTTCCGCTTCCTATCAGCTTCCTTCATCTGCAGGCATTTCTTCGACACTCAGTGCTGCAACTGCTGCCtaaaggtttgggttttgccTCACCAAAATAAACAGCCTCCAAGAATTCCCGTAAGACAGCAAAACAGTTTTCGGATTAGCAATGTATAATAGAGGCTACCTCAAGTGGTCACTGCCAAGCAGATGTGTGTTTTCCAAACCCCACTTCCCCAGGCATATGTGGATCTTAAAAAGGACACTAACATGTTTTGTTGGCCAAGGAGGCACAGAGGCTATTGTACATCAGccacagaaagaaatggagCCACTTAATTCGACACAGGAGTTGTGCCCCTCTGTGTTTTACTTCTTCCATGGCAGAAGAGAGAGACATTAACTCCAGAGATGTAGATTGTACTCTGATCCAGATCTGTTTACATCTAAAGGCCTCCCCACACCCTGCTATGTGCACTAGGGACCTTGTAGATAAGAGCTGCGAGATAGTGGATATAGGAAAACAGACATCCCTGGCTGCAGACACTGCAATtgcagagcaagaggaaaagatCAGAAATACCCCATCTTCTCCATGCCAAGGGGAGATGTGGCTTCCTGTGGCTGCAGGTACGGGGAGCTTAGGCCCTGGCAAGAAGCTCTGCCGTCACCCTAGAGTGTTTCAAGACATGGCCAGACTACACtagagcaaaagcaaagcagtgtaGCTATCTAACAGCCAGTGACAGAAACATAGTTTACATAAATGCCAGGAAAGCCAGCACCCCATGCCTGCAGCCTTCATCTAGCCTCCGCACGGAAGGAGAGATGACGAGAGGGCCTTGGAGATGCGCTGACTCCACACAGCatctcccccagctccctcttCACTGAGCTTTGCACCAtgtcccagctctctccttCTTCACCTGCTCATCCCCTCCAGAccttccccagcc
Above is a genomic segment from Ciconia boyciana chromosome 13, ASM3463844v1, whole genome shotgun sequence containing:
- the LOC140658848 gene encoding uncharacterized protein encodes the protein MGRLDDHAKRRIVELRRAGLSFRKIKKVLELDDIRVTPQAVYLFLKRKSVEPGSAAAGWDGDQPWPPLQGREAEPPEPMGARTPTMPSGGPASSHDTKEGIQIVSVASLCKDSGQLGEALPVGLLPGNGDDGSTGAPSTPGSCAPPGGPATPPQTLPSRGRLVAPPARNAALMVKKKIVDRAVLPQKKVKDASTQTALLNPASPGNQNLAWGGPVLPPAPSSYAIAEKLDAVQTEIQKLSQALHAVLERQCRLERQQEHQQRLQQEVLMTLQQLSSTVSHSTVPANQPCVPFTSMAEPSPTVPNFSQFKMELI